One part of the Oncorhynchus gorbuscha isolate QuinsamMale2020 ecotype Even-year unplaced genomic scaffold, OgorEven_v1.0 Un_scaffold_473, whole genome shotgun sequence genome encodes these proteins:
- the LOC124018328 gene encoding BTB/POZ domain-containing protein KCTD12-like, with protein MAHSEHQQSSFSDIIELNVGGQVYVTRHATLVSVPNSLLWTMFAQKSPTELPKDSKGRYFFDRDGFLFRYILDYLRERDIVLPDFFKERGRLQKEAEFFQLHELAQRLRPAVSKDNSLGDEQCAHGDPEEASLACALGSSSITTTAVSSPTPSLRSPFQKHGYITIGYRGSYTIGRDIQTDAKFRRVARITVCGKTSLAKEVFGETLNESRDPDKPPERYTSRYYLKYNFLEQAFDRLAEVGFRMVACSSTGTCAYASSDPNEDKIWTSYTEYVFSRD; from the coding sequence atggcacACAGTGAGCACCAACAATCGTCCTTTTCTGATATAATAGAATTAAACGTTGGAGGGCAAGTGTATGTAACTCGACATGCAACTTTAGTTTCCGTCCCGAACTCTCTCCTGTGGACTATGTTCGCACAGAAGAGCCCTACAGAACTACCGAAAGACAGCAAAGGACGCTACTTCTTTGACCGGGATGGATTTCTGTTCAGGTATATTCTGGATTATCTGCGGGAAAGGGACATCGTTCTACCGGACTTCTTTAAGGAGAGGGGTCGGTTACAGAAGGAGGCAGAGTTCTTCCAGCTGCATGAGCTCGCACAGCGCCTCAGACCGGCAGTGAGTAAAGATAACTCTCTCGGGGACGAGCAGTGCGCCCATGGAGACCCGGAAGAGGCTTCTCTCGCGTGCGCTCTGGGTAGTAGCAGCATCACCACGACCGCGGTGAGCAGCCCGACTCCGAGCCTCCGCTCCCCGTTCCAGAAGCATGGCTATATTACCATTGGTTACCGGGGCTCCTACACCATCGGGAGGGATATTCAAACGGACGCCAAGTTCAGGCGTGTGGCCAGAATAACGGTTTGCGGAAAGACGTCCCTGGCCAAAGAAGTTTTCGGTGAGACTCTGAATGAGAGCAGAGACCCGGACAAACCACCTGAGAGGTACACCTCCCGGTACTATCTGAAGTATAACTTTCTCGAGCAGGCGTTCGACAGGCTCGCGGAGGTCGGGTTCCGCATGGTGGCTTGCAGCTCCACGGGCACGTGCGCGTACGCGAGCAGCGACCCGAACGAGGACAAAATCTGGACCAGCTACACCGAATACGTGTTCTCCCGGGACTGA